GGCGAAAATAGGCTCGGCGTGCCGCCGCCGATGAAAATGCTCCGGATCGGCCTATTGATCGCATAGCGCCGGATATCCTCGGCCAGATCGTGCAACAAGGCATCGATATAAGCCGCCTCCGGCGCGCCGTCCTTCACCGCATGGGAATTGAAATCGCAATACGGGCATTTTTTGATGCACCAGGGAATGTGGATGTATAAGCTGAGCGGCGGCAACGACTATCTGGAAAAATGATTGGCGAAACGTTCAGTCTATCATGTTCGCCCCAAGGAGGGCATTCGGAAACGCGCCCAAAAACCGAACCTGCCGCCAATTGCCGACGGTGCGGCGCATTACGCCAGCGCCGACGCGCCCTGCGCGGACTCCTTGCGGCGAAATTCGCAAATACTTCTTTCTGATTGACATCCTTCCGCCACCCTCTATAATTGCCGCCTGCTTTAAGGTTCCGTTGGTTCTTCAGAATCAACGGTTAAACGGGAAGCCGGTGAGGAAATTCCAAGACCGGCGCTGCCCCCGCAACGGTAAATAAGTCAAGCGTCATCGATACGCCACTGTGCTCAGGCACGGGAAGGCGATGATGCCGGCAACCAGCCGCTTATAAGCCCGGAGACCGGCCTGAAAGTATCATTCGGAACAGCGGAGGGCTGTGCACGATAAAGCCGCGGCAACTCCCGTCTTTCTCTGCGTTTCATCTTCCGCCCTGTCAATCCCCCAGATGCGCGGGCGGCGCAGAGGATAAAATGCTCGATCCACGATTTTATTTCTTGTTTTCCAGCCTGGTGTTTTCGGCGCCGTTATGGGCCGCGGAAAACGCCGATACCCCAAGCGAAGAAGAAAAAGAAATCAAACCTTCCTATCAATTGCCTTCGGCGAAAGAAGCGGTCGAAACTTACAACGTCAAAGCGCAGGATAAAGCCTTGCTTTCTCCGGTGACCGTTACTGCCAACTCGTCGGTAGCGGACGAGTTGCTGTCCCCCAAGTCGGTAACCATCTATTCGAAAGAGAATATCCGGCAGAGCGGCGTCAGCAATCTGCTGGATTTCTTCAAATACAATACCGAAATCCAGGCGGACCCCAGCTTCGGCAACGTCATCACGCCCCGGCTGTCGATGCGCGGCTTCGGCAACGGCGACGGCTATCAAAACATCAACATCCTGGTCGACGGCGTTTCGTTGAATCAAATCGACATGGTGCCGCAGCAATTGGGCTCCGTGCCCATCGATTCGATCGAAAAAATCGAAGTGGTCAAAAGCAGCGGTTCGGTGCTTTACGGCGATTATGCCGGCGCCGGCACCATCGTCATCCGCACCAACAATTCATTCGACCGAAAGCCGTGGTACGGTTCGGTCAGGTCGGGTTTCGGCACCTACAACACCAAGCTCGAACACATCAATCTCGGCTCCGTCACCGACTTTAAAGGGTTCAAGATTTTGGCGGACGGCAATTTTACCTACCTCGACGCGGAAGGCAAAAAACCGGTGCTCGCGGACGGCAGCAAGGATACGACCGAAAATTTAAACGGCAAAGCGACCTGGGGTTTGCAAAAGGACAATTTCGAAATCCTCACCTCTTTCATCAAGGACGACTCCAATGTCGTCTATACGGGTCCGATGTCCCTGGACACCTTCAATCGGGACCCCAATGCCGCCGTCACCAACGGTTCGCGCAATATCGTGCATAAAGAAGACTGGGTGACCACGATGAAATACAAATTCAGCGACCGCTGGAATGCTGCCTATACCTATGCCAATAAAACCAAGGATTTGAAATACCCTGCCTACAATTATCTGCCGCATTACGAAGGGGAAGACCATCGTTTCACCTTGCAGACGATCCAGAACGATTTCGCCGTGCTGGCCGGTTTCGACCTGAACGACAATCTGCGCGCGGAACCGGGCCAGGTCACCGAAAAGAACAACGTCGCCGGCTTTATTTCGGCCGACTATTTCGTGAACGAACGTTTGTCTTTGAATGCGGGCTTCCGGCAGGCTTTCATCACCTTCAAACACAACAACGACGGAGCGAACAAGCCTTTATCGAAAACCGTCAACCCTGCGAGCGTGAACGCGGCGGCGAATTTCTCTCTGGCCAGGAACGATGCCGTATTTGCAGGTTATTCGCACGCATTTCAATCGCCCGACATCGACCGTTTCTTTTCTCCGGTGTATGCTCCCGACTTTACGCTGATCGGAAAGACCTTCAACGGTTTCATCAATACGATGGAAATGGATACCTATTCGATCGGGTATAAACACCTGGAAGATACGTTTAAAGCGAAAGCGGAGTTTTATTATTCGGATTTGAACAACGAGATTTTCTATAACAGCTCCACCTTCAACGACACCAACTACGACGCGTCTTCCAAGTACGGCGTAGAACTCTCCGTATACAAGGATTTCGCTCTTTTCTACGCCAGCGCCAACTACGTTTATACGGATACGCGCGCCAAAGTCGGCTCGCAAGCCTATCAAATCGCCGCCCAACCGAAACACATCGTACTCGCGACGCTCGGCAAACAATTCACCAGTACGCTGCTGCCGCTGCCCTATCATACGATCAGCCTTTCCCATAAATATCAATCGGACAGTTATGCGGAAGGCGACTTCGACAACTCGTTGGGCAAACAACAGGCTTACAACGCGACCACCTTTACTTACCAGTTGGCGGACCGCAAACACTGGACGGTCGATTTCTCGATCCAAAATTTATTCAACGGCGCGAACGGGCAATTCGTCGATTTCGGAACCGCTAACCCCGTGGTATATCCCATCAATTACCAACGAACTTTTCAGGGCTCCGTCAGCTACCGCTTTTGACAACCTATCAACAAACCCCAACGGCATGTTAAGCGTCGAACTCGATAATCCGCTGGATAAACGCCTCCAACTGTTGGATACTTTAATCTTCCGCGGAGCGAAACTTCTCCGCCCTTATCCTTTATAATAACCGGCTGCCGGATGGACAGACTCGCAAACCGATTGACAGGAGATAATCCGATGAACACGACA
The genomic region above belongs to Methylomicrobium agile and contains:
- a CDS encoding TonB-dependent receptor plug domain-containing protein, translated to MLDPRFYFLFSSLVFSAPLWAAENADTPSEEEKEIKPSYQLPSAKEAVETYNVKAQDKALLSPVTVTANSSVADELLSPKSVTIYSKENIRQSGVSNLLDFFKYNTEIQADPSFGNVITPRLSMRGFGNGDGYQNINILVDGVSLNQIDMVPQQLGSVPIDSIEKIEVVKSSGSVLYGDYAGAGTIVIRTNNSFDRKPWYGSVRSGFGTYNTKLEHINLGSVTDFKGFKILADGNFTYLDAEGKKPVLADGSKDTTENLNGKATWGLQKDNFEILTSFIKDDSNVVYTGPMSLDTFNRDPNAAVTNGSRNIVHKEDWVTTMKYKFSDRWNAAYTYANKTKDLKYPAYNYLPHYEGEDHRFTLQTIQNDFAVLAGFDLNDNLRAEPGQVTEKNNVAGFISADYFVNERLSLNAGFRQAFITFKHNNDGANKPLSKTVNPASVNAAANFSLARNDAVFAGYSHAFQSPDIDRFFSPVYAPDFTLIGKTFNGFINTMEMDTYSIGYKHLEDTFKAKAEFYYSDLNNEIFYNSSTFNDTNYDASSKYGVELSVYKDFALFYASANYVYTDTRAKVGSQAYQIAAQPKHIVLATLGKQFTSTLLPLPYHTISLSHKYQSDSYAEGDFDNSLGKQQAYNATTFTYQLADRKHWTVDFSIQNLFNGANGQFVDFGTANPVVYPINYQRTFQGSVSYRF